The DNA segment ACGAACTTTTGTGTATTACGACGGTGTTTTGTTACAGGATGCTGCAGTATTCACCTTGTTTTTAACTTCTCTGCCATTTTATGTTTTTAAACACCAACATTTCCTTCCGTCATCCACTAGGCTTGTTGTAACAGAGGCAGATCCTGAGCAACGTATTGTCAGGGAGATCAACGGCGAACCAGCAGCCGAGGTCTATGCGCAACTGATTGGAACAACCGTCGATCGACTGACGGCGGATGAATTTTCTCGACACCCTCTGATGCTGCGTCTTGGTACCGAGTATTATGTGCGGTCAATTTCCAATGCACTGCCTGACGGAAGTCTGAAATTTTTCTGCGGTATCGATACCGGCCTTGTACTCACCATTGGTAAGGGTGATTCTGCGATTGATGCCTTAAAGAGAGAGATGCAGAAAGTCAAAGAAGTTGTGGGCGAACCGACAATCATCATTGGCTGTGACTGTATCCTTCGAAGGCTGGAAATGGAGGCGCACAATTTAGATGATAGTGTTGGTGACCTGATGGCCAAGAGTAAAGTTGTCGGGTTCAGTACCTATGGAGAACAGATCAATTCAGTTCATGTCAACCAAACCTTCACGGGAGTAGCAATTGCAGGGGGAAAAATTGAGTGAACGTAAAGATATAGAAATCATTACAAAGCTTGAAGCCAAGCTGAAGGCACAACAAAAAACCATTGAAGTGCTTATGAATGCAGCAGAACAGCGGGCCTCCGATGGATTGTCCTCAATGGAAATCCTTTCCCAGAATCTTGCACTTGAGCGTGTTGTTCAGCAGAAAACCAGCAATTTGCAGCGACAGGGAGAGGAGTTAAAGAAGGCATTACATGAGCTGCAACTCTCCCAGACGCAGCTCCTCCAAGCCCAGAAACTGGAGTCGGTGGGCCAGCTTGCCGCTGGTATCGCTCACGAAATTAACACGCCAACCCAGTACATAAGCTCAAATTTGGACTTTCTTGCTGATTCATTTACCGATGTAAAGCGCCTCGTTGATAACTTGAAAGGATTACTGCAACAGATTGACCAGGGGACTCCGATTGCCGAACCATGTAAGATGGTCGAGAACCTTTTAGAGGAACTTGACTGGAAATATCTGGAAACCGAGATTCCTACGGCAATTGAGCAGTCCCGGGAGGGGGTTAAACGGGTGACAACCATTGTTGGGGCGATGAAAGAATTTTCACACCCGGGCAGTAGAGAAAAGGATTATTATGATCTCAATAGAATTCTTGAAACTACAATTACCGTTACCAGCAATGAATGGAAATATTGCGCTGAAATTGAGACCCATCTTGCTGCAAATCTCCCGAAAGTTTATTGTCTTTCAGACGAGATAGGCCAGGTTTTTCTAAATATCCTCATCAACGCTAGCCATGCCATTGCCAGTAAGAATATGGCAAATAACGAAAAAGGGAGAATTACAATCTCCAGTCGCCACACCCAGGACTATGTTGAGATTTGTATCGAAGACACCGGAATTGGTATTCCGGAGAATATCCGGGAAAGGGTGTTTGATCCCTTTTTCACCACAAAAGAAGTCGGGAAAGGGTCTGGTCAGGGTTTGGCAATTGCACATGATGTCATTGAGAATAAGCATGACGGCACACTGAGGCTTACTTCCGTGGTTGGCGTTGGAACAACTTTTACTATCCAGTTGCCCATCAAAGGAAAGTAAGTGCACGGATCCAGTCACTCATATGGAAAATACATGAAATAACAATACAAAGAGGAGGTAGTACGGCAATGAAAAAGTTGTTTTTGGGAACAATGCTGCTGGCGTCGGCCATGGTTTTCCCTGTACCAACAATGGCTGAGGTAAACGTCACCATCGGTATTCCTGTGCCGCATATCCGAATACCCATGCCCCCGCGTATTGTGGTTGCTGAGCCGCCGCGACTGGTGGTGATTCCCGAGACCTATGTCTATGCCGCTCCCGACATAGACGAAGACATCTTCTTCGTTGACGGCTGGTGGTGGCGGCCGTGGGAAGGACGGTGGTATCGGTCCCGGCATCATAGCTCTGGCTGGCATCGATACAAGGGGGAACCCACTTTCTATCGCCATGTCCCAAGAAGTTGGAGGAACGATTATCGGGAGGGTATTTGGCGAGGACATCGGTGGCACGCGGAACCACTGCCTCATGATCGGGTCCAACGGAACTGGAGAAGCTGGAAATCGGACAGGCACTGGGAAAGGAACCACCGG comes from the Desulforhopalus sp. genome and includes:
- a CDS encoding FIST C-terminal domain-containing protein, which gives rise to MIEQKNSSHGEGSIPLRLQVRQGSSHNPDVDEAVRELAAQISQPNAQIYMVFFSDEFDPQQIGKALKKHFPGPVIGCTTAGQLSETGFQRGGLSGASLASAELSVIPYLIHPLSSYTEQIAEMGRDIQKQLSPSGLQAFGFLLVDGLSMKEEQLISALYMALGNVPIVGGSAGDSLKFKRTFVYYDGVLLQDAAVFTLFLTSLPFYVFKHQHFLPSSTRLVVTEADPEQRIVREINGEPAAEVYAQLIGTTVDRLTADEFSRHPLMLRLGTEYYVRSISNALPDGSLKFFCGIDTGLVLTIGKGDSAIDALKREMQKVKEVVGEPTIIIGCDCILRRLEMEAHNLDDSVGDLMAKSKVVGFSTYGEQINSVHVNQTFTGVAIAGGKIE
- a CDS encoding ATP-binding protein translates to MSERKDIEIITKLEAKLKAQQKTIEVLMNAAEQRASDGLSSMEILSQNLALERVVQQKTSNLQRQGEELKKALHELQLSQTQLLQAQKLESVGQLAAGIAHEINTPTQYISSNLDFLADSFTDVKRLVDNLKGLLQQIDQGTPIAEPCKMVENLLEELDWKYLETEIPTAIEQSREGVKRVTTIVGAMKEFSHPGSREKDYYDLNRILETTITVTSNEWKYCAEIETHLAANLPKVYCLSDEIGQVFLNILINASHAIASKNMANNEKGRITISSRHTQDYVEICIEDTGIGIPENIRERVFDPFFTTKEVGKGSGQGLAIAHDVIENKHDGTLRLTSVVGVGTTFTIQLPIKGK